The window agctgcCCCTTGCCCCCCAGATCTGCCACAGCAAAAGTGGGGAGATCAACCCAGTGAAGGTGAGCAACCTGGTGCGCGCCTACGTCCAACGCTACCGCTACTTCCGCAAGCACGGCCGCAAGCCAGGGGACCCTCCGGGGCCTCCACGGCCACCCAAGGAGCCGGGACCCCCTGACAAAGGTGGCCCgggcctgcccctgccccctctctGAGATTCCGGCCCCGCCCCTTTCTTCCTTCGCTGCCTCTCTGGAATTCTGGACATATTTATGGCTCCGTCTCCCCATGTCCCTCCCCCATCAGTGGGATGATTCGGGGAGGGCTGCTGCGGGAAAGAgagccccctgccccgccccatgCCCATCTCCCtcgccccagagcctgtgcccagCGACCAGACCCTTTGTTCGTGCCCCCTCCCTCAGTTTCATTAAAGATTTCATGAAATGTTACCCCTGAGCCCCATGATTTTTAGTCCTTCTCAGAGTCCAGTTTGGGGAAGTGTTGGGGAGGAGACTTGGCCCAAGTGAGAGGGTGGTTAGCGGGGAGGGTAGACGGTGTGACTTGGGGAATGGGCAGTCGTCACACCAGGCCTCTTCCTTCGTCTGTAAAGTGGGGGCTGTGAGGATTGGGAAAGACCCTCGGCAGGTGAAGCACTTGGAACCAGACCCAGGAGCTCCCCAGCTTGTGCTCTTGACAGAGTGGtagggaggggagggcggggtcTCCACACCACCTGATCATTGTCTGCCCTGCTCAGGGCACCTGGGTGCTATCTGTCTACCTTGGAACTGCCCCAGAAACCCGATCTTTGTCCTCCATTCAGTTGGATTCTTTCTCCTGCTTCCCTGAGGCCGGGGTGATCTAACTGACTCCCCCGCGATGgagggaaactgaagcacagcgCAGCAAGGGCCACACAGTAAGTCAGGCCTCTGTCAGCccgtgttgttttttttttaaagtagaagtaAATAGAATTCTGTCACATGGGTTGATAGGACCTTGgaaaggtgggttttttttttaactttttattttgtattggagtatagccgattaacaatgttgtgatagtttcaagggggcagcagagggactcagccatacatacatacacatgtatctgttcCCCCCCCAGTCCATCAGTTCCTATTACCCAGAACCAGGAGTGACGAGGCGAGGTGGGAGCATCCAGCCCATGGGGGTGGGTGAGAACTTCTTTACAAATGGCCCTTGCAGGCCCATACAGAGGGAGCCCCGGGCCCAGAAAGGGAAaggactggcccaaggtcacccagcaggaGTTGAGAATGGTACCCAAGGCCCTTGACAGAGTCTCTGCTTCTGGACGTTGGTTTGAACTGTGTATAGGCAAGATAGATATTCCAAATTGAGCCCAAAGGCCACCCTCAAAGAGCAGCCATTTTAAGAATGAGACCTGGATTCTGACCTGCCTTGTTTTCCTATTTTGTGACCTTTGTTCCTCTCCAAGACTCAGTCTCTTGGTCTCTAAAACGGGTGACTCACTAGGTCCCAGAGAGGTAAAGTATCAGCTGGCCccttgcacagtgcctggcccttAGGCCGTGAGCACCTAGGATGTGAGTGGCTTGCACAGGTGGATAAACGGGCCTTAAAGAGGAATAACCTCTTGCTTGGGTCAGGGCTGGCCCAGGGACACTGAACACCAGACACACAGTGATGACCACGGCCAGAACCAGTTTATTGGTCGAGATGAAGGGCTCGGGCTCAGGCCTCCCCAGCGACCTGGAAATCCATGTCCTCGACCAGGTCCTGGAGGCAGGCCATGTACTGGTCTGAGGTGAGGGAGAGTGGGTGGCTGTTGGAAATGTGCAGGTCGACAGTGTTCTCCAGGGAGGAGGCACCCCCTTGCCGCGCTATGTCTACAAGAACCCTGAGGCACATGGGGACAACCTGTGGGAGATGGGGGAGTAATTGTCAGGAGACACCCAACACCATCCACTACCCAGATGGGGTTGAGTAGACTACAAGTCCCAGCATCCCCCACTGTAACCCAGGATGACCCATTAGGCCCAGGCCTGGGAATTGTAGTTTTCCCCATATTCAcacccaggttcagttcagttcagtctctcagtcgtgtccaactctgcaaccccatggactacagcacgccaggcttccctgtccatcaccaactcccggagcttactcaaactcatgtccatcacactgtttatgccatccaaccatctcatcctctgtcatccccttctcctcccgcaaCCAAGGGAGGCCACAAAAACTCCTGGGCTAAGGCTGCTGAGGAGTTCCTAGAAGCTAGGGCTCAGCAGCTGGTGCTCAGAAGGACTCTTGGGAGCTGAAGTGCCTCACACAGGCTGCTAGGACTTGTAGTCCACCAACTTCCACATGGTTGGGCGAACTCAAAATAGGCTCTGGGAGAAAGGCCATTGGAGGGACACACAGAAGCCCCTGAGGAAGAACTGGCAGTTGCAGAGACTGCCAGAAGAACTATGGGAGTTGTTTCTGGAAGCAGCCTCCCTTTTAGAATCCACTCCTTAGCTCCAGGAGCCTGGGGCTGGCATTACCTTGACCATCAGAAGCCTCTTGATCCACGGCTGGTCCTGGGGCCATGCCTGCCCCACACAGAACCAGAGGGTATAGAGGGGTGAGCGTCTGCTTCCTTCAATGAAGGCAATCAGATCTGGGGGCCGAGGAATAGAGAGTCAGGGATGGGAAGAAGACTTTCTacctgccccctctcccctcccccaaaaccTCATTAACATCCTTACCTTCTCTCCTGATCAAAAGCCCAGCATACCTCTGCCACCATGACTGGGGGCAGTTAATTTGGGGAAAGCCCCTCCACTTATGCACAAGCTTAAatgttcctcctccctccctctcatcaagatggggcagggaggtgaaccccatccccaccccccaccctgcccagagCCCCAGTGTttggatgaggaaacaggcccagGAGGGGTGTTCTACTCAAGGATGCTCAGTGGTTCTGGAGTACCAGGTCAGTGGTGGTTACTGCTCTTTAACCCCTCAAGGCCACACTGTCCAATACGTAACCATTAGCCATGGCTATTTAAGTTTTAATTGTGTctaattaaaatcaaataaaacttaaaattcacTTCCTCATTTTCACTCACCTCCTCTAAATACTCAGCATCCACATGCAGCTAGTAGATAGCATGCTGGGCAGTGCAAATACAGTGCTATTTACATCACTGCACAAAGGTCTATTCGGATAGCAAGCCTCTAGAGGATATCTTTCTCCTACGTCTGTCTTTCCACCACAATTGGTAATAATGATAACAACTCTGGCAGCTAATTCCCTGAGCAGCTTCTGTATGCTGGGCCTGAGCCCCTGCCAGCTCCGGGCAGgtagggagagggaggggacagtcTGCAGATTTCACAGGTTCAGAGCAGCCCATCCTTCTCCCCAGGTTCAACCATAAGCAGAGCAGCAGGGTCTGAATTCAATCCCCAACCTCCTGACCCCAGAGATTTCCACCACCGTTGCCTTGCCCTGCCTCACTCACCTGCTATGAAGGGCCCCAGGTTGAACACAcctccttccctgtccttcgggACCTCGCCGTCAGGCTTGTGGCCACAGCTGGGGAGGAGTTCCTCGCCTACGGCCCAGTACACATGGCAATGCCCCAGCCTCTGGGCGCAGAGCCACTGCCCAGCCCTCCACAGGGCCAGCCCCCCGCCCAGGCAGCTCAGCACCCGCTGCACGTAGCCGGTCACGCTCTGGTCTGTCAGGGACGCTGCGGGGTCCGGCAGTTGTATTGGCTGCCCAGGCAGCATCCTGTCCCCTGCTTCTGACCCCACCAGCCGCAGGCCCCCAGGGCAGAAGATGGTCTGCTGGAAGACTTGGCAGCCCCGGTAGAAGGCAGTCACCTCGAATTCCCAATCTGAGCAGCAGCGGCCATACCGTGAAGGGAGAGAGAGCATTAGAGGGGGTTCTCGACCCGGGTCCTGGCCCCTCCTGCCCCGCAGCTGGCACTCACCTTCCTCATTCGCCAACAGCTGCTTCAGGGGGTTTTCAGAGAGTCCTGAGTTTGGGCAAAGAGCAGGGATGTCTGAGTCGGGGCTCAGCAAGAGCTGAGGGGGTTTCTCAGAGGACACAGTCAGATTTGAGGGCCCTCCTTCTAGGCTCAAGTCTATGTCACTCAGTAACTTCTCCACAATGTCTTCctggacaggaaaaaaaagatccaGGTGTTCCCATGGCCTTTTCTGGAGACTTCCCACTAACCAAGCTTTGTGTTCAGCCATGTGGAGACCCAGAGAGGAGACAGACCTGAGCTTTGCCCTCAAGGGGCTTCCAGCGTGGGGGAGACACAGCCACCAGCACAGTAAAAGATATACAGCTTAGGTGTATGCTGGGCACTACAATGGCCCGAGGGGAGCAGCTAATTCCAACCCGAGGATCCGGCTCTTTGCAAGCAAGACCTGGGCAGagagggctttccctggtggtccagtggctaagattccacagtCCCAATCCAGGCAGCCCtggtcccatccctggtcagggaactggatcccacatgctgcaactaagagtttgcatgccacaattaagacctggtacagccaaataaatatttttttaagaagaccTGGGCAGAGAAGTCTCAGTAGAATTTCAGAGAGGACTTTCCCTGGCACAGACATCAGCAAGATCAAGGATAGCGAGGTTCTGAGCTTACAGGAGGCTGAGAGAACCCTGCACAAGGAGGAAAGCTGTCAAATCCTGGAAAGGTAGGTGGGTTGGGGCCTTGAATGCCTGGTGAAAGCTCTGAATTTTCTCTTGATGATGGCGCTGGGAAGCCATGGAAGGGCTGTGAACAGGGAAGGGTCAGGGCCAGACCTGGGTCAGGTTGGGGACAGACTGCAGGGGGGAGAATGGAGCCTGGGGTGACGGTACCAGGGGAAGAAGATGACATCTGGACAGGctggtgaggacacagagaggagaTGGGGTAGAGGCTGAGGGCAGCATGGTTGGGGAGCCTTCTTACCTGAGTATCAGAGGTACTGTGTCTGCCATTGTTGTCTTGAGAGATATCTGGCTCAGGTATGTCCCTGACTCCTGTGGAGAAAAGTGGGGAGTGTAGTGGCGGCCCTGGGGACACTCGAAATCCCATCCCTCTAAGGGAAGCCTCACTTCCAGCACACCTGAGCTCACAAACTCATAGATCTTGTGCGGGTCGTGGGAGTCCTTGCTGTGGTCCTCCGCTAAACGCAACACTTCCTTCCGGTTCAGGGCAGACCGGAAATTCCTCTTCCAGGTGGGCAGGTCGGGCTTATCCTTCCCAGGAGTATAGGCACCACTGGCTTCAGCCCAGGCCTAGGGGACCAGTGGTGCCAAGATAGTGGGGAAGATGACTTAGACCTTGCTCCAGGGGTCCTAACCCTGTCTCCTCTTGCCCTAACACCATCCTCTCCGCTGGCACGTTCTAACTTGTCAAGGTTCCATCCCCAAATTCTCAGATTCTTTGTGCCCCAAGTCCCTCTACCTCTTCCCTTCAAAAACCTGTGCTTGCTAAGCCAGCCTTCCAGGTCCCAATGAATGTCTGCCACCGACTTGTCCGAGGACACGCTCTGTAATAACCTCGGCCCCTCGCACTCTACCTCGGCTTACCACCACCGGTGTATCCCAGTTTGGTGGTAAGAAACCTCAGCTTCAGGGCCAAGTCTCGCCGCTAATATTCCAAGACCGGCCCTCAGAAATCCTACAACCAAGATTCCCACCCCAGGGGCCTCTGAACCCCCAGGatgcatttccttccttttccggTTCTATTCCCAGAACCAGGAGACTCCAGTCCTGACTGCTCTCCCACACCAGTCTGCGGATCCTACCACCTTCTCCCTTTCGAGTTCTAACTCCACCCACTTCCACCAGCCAGCATAATAGCGGGCAGCTCCAGGTGCGCTAGCCCCGCCTTCTCGGTCCCGCCCCCTCTGGgaccgcccccgccccgccccctagGGGGCCGCCCTCTCTGCTCGCACGCACCTGGAAGATGCCGAAATCCTCCTGCTGGGTATCCTGCCGCAAGCCGTGCTTCCAAGGGATGCGGAAACGCGTGCGGCTCTCGTCCAGCCAGGCCACGCCCTCCCACTCCCCTCGGTCCAGCTGAGATATCAGCCAGGGCAGTATCCGAGGCTTTTGGGTTCCCATGGTCTGGCCTGCGCGCAGAGAATACTTCCTGGGCACAGGCGGCCTCCGAGGCCCGCCCAGTCGGAGGGTTCCGCACCCAGACCTCCGTCTCAAGGGCCACGTCGCAGGTCTCTAACCTATATTTTCGTAGGGTACAGAAGACCTTCTCCCATCCTCCACGGAGGCTCTCTAAATTCAGCGAGGACTCCCTCCCAAGCCCATTTTACAcccctcccctctttcccccAGCTTCTGCTGTGTAGATATCTCTACTTCCCTCAATTCCGCCGGTGTAGACCTTCTCTCTTCCATTGAATacctctccctcccacctacATCACCCAGTGCAGATACTCCCACCTCCAAGGTAGCGCCCTCTCTCTAGTTACTGCGGTGTAGATGCTACTGACCTGCAGACCTCCACCTTCCGCACTTACCCCAGTGAATAGACCCTTTTACAGTTCCGCCCCGCCGCCATAATCTTTTCACCCATTTCCACCGTAGACCATCCACAGTCTCTCCCAAACAACCTCCCCCAGGGCATGTCCTCACTTTCTAGAGTGGACTGCCTCCCATTCGTAGAGTGATCCTTCTCTCCCGAGATCCGCCAATATAGatgcctcctctcccctcctccctgctatTCCTTCTaagtttgttggtttgtttgtttacagcCGACCTCGGCGCCTGCTATTGCTTCACTTTTTTCCCTGCTTGCTTCCCTTTCCCTAGATTACAACAAAACCCGCCTTCTACACTGTCAATGCAGACCCATCCTTTCTCCGGTTCCTCACTCCCGGACGCCACCAGCCCCTCAGTTTTTCCGTGTTACCTAAGTGTCGGGTCGGGGCGTGCAGGGTGCCAGGGCCCAGCCCTGTCTTTGGGGTCCCGTAGCTCTCGAACTCTAAGCTGCACACCCCCACTTCCCGTCAGTTGAGCTTTAGAGGTGGGGCTTCTTTTTCTCTCGATTTCTCGAAATGAAAAGGGCTCGATCGTCGTTTGGGTGACAGACTCCAGAACCAAAGAGGCGGCTCAGTGAGCCGTGACGTCcgctcacctcccaccccatgccCTTCTTAGGTTTTCCGACCATTGGCATGCTGGGAAAGTCGCAAGCAAATTAGGCGGCACCCAGCGCTCCGCCCCTCTACGTTTGGGCCAGCCCCAACCCGAGCCAGTGCGCAGGCGCGGGAAAGTTGTCCTAAGAAAGGAAAGTTTATACAcgttcagaggaggaggaggtggcggCGGCGGGGGCCGAGGACCAGGTGAGCGGGACGTGCGCGAGGGcttggagagaaggaaagaagagggagtCGGGATCCAGGAGCGGGTAACTCAGTCCTACTCCTCCGGCATCCAAGCGTCTTCAGTCTCCCAAATTCTAGCGTGAATCAGAGTGGAACTACACCTCCCAGCAGTCTGCGCGGCGAACCAGTAACGGACCGAGGGGAATGTTTGCTGCGAAGCCTGCTGGGATTGGTAGTTCTTGATCCTCTACGGACTTGGTCTCTTGGCATCTTCCTTCAGAATCCAGCAGTCGGAGCCCTAGGGCCCCTTCTTCCCCGGGGACTCAGGGGTCTGAGGCCAcagccctaaccctaacccttctCTCTTAGACTCAGGAGTTCAGACCCCCAGCCCTCTTCTCCAAACACTCTAGCGCTCAGGCCCCAGAACCCTCCTCCCTTAGACCCAAGAATCAGAATCCCCAGACGTCTCCTCTCTCAGGATCAAGGTGTCTTTGTCCttattcctcttctctctctagaGACAAGCATCGGGGCCCCCAGACCCCGAAACTTCCATAAAAGACCTGGGATCCCCTTCCCTCTTTGGGGACTCACGCGCTCTGGCTCCCTCCTCATTCAGGGACTAGGAATTTGGGCCCCAGCCTTCACTTCGCTCTGAACCCTGGAGCCCAtccttcatttccttctctcacaGGTGCCCCCATGGCGGGCTCGGAAGAGCTGGGGCTCCGGGAGGACACGCTGAGGGTCCTAGCTGCCTTCCTTAGGCGGGGTGAGGCTGTGGGGTCTCCCATTCCGACGCCACCCAGGTAAGAGCAGTTACCCTCCTTCCTCAGGGAGCTGCATTTGGGATGGACCCCTCTCCAACTCTTGCTCCTGGACTCAGTCTGTCTCCTTTCCCGCCTTTTTATATCTCGCTCTACTCCTTGTCCTGGGGGTTGCAGGGAAGGGCTCTCAGTGGGAGGACAAAGGGACTGCTTGTGAAGAGCTTCTGGGATCACTCTCTGAGGTCCCCTTCCCCAGGAGCCCTGCCCAGGAGGAGCCAACAGACTTCCTGAGCCGCCTTCGAAGATGTCTTCCCTGCTCCCGGGGGCGAGGAGCCGTTCCCCCTGAGTCCCCTCGGCCTTGCTCCCTGCCACTCCGACCCTGCTATGGTTCAGAGCCCGGTAAGAGAGTTCCCTCAATCATCCAAGAACTGACAGGGCCAGCAGCTTAAAGCTGCTAGAGAGGATGAGGAACTAGTTGAAGATCACCCAGCTAAGGGAGTAGCTGTGGGGGTTCTCCAGCACCTACCTTCACCCCTGACCCCCAGCTGGGCTGCTGTCAATTCTGTGAGCGGCTTTAGGAGAGCTTTTGGTCCCTCTCTGTTATCTCTCTCTTTCCACATGTGCTTCCTTGCCCCTAAACTTTTATAGCCACCAGTACTCCCAgtactggatttagaaaaggcagaggaaccagagatcaaattgccaacatccattggatcatcgaaaaagcaagagaattccagagaaacatctacttctgcttcattgactatgctaaaacctttggctgtgtggatcacaacaaactggaaaattcttaaagagatgggaataccagaccaccttacctgcctcctgagaaatctgtatgcaggtcaagaagcaacagttagaaccagacatggaacaatgaactggttccaaatcaggaaaggatttcctcaaggctatatattgtcaccctgcttatttaacttatatgcagagtacatcatgtgaaatgctggactggatgaaactggaatcaagattgctggaagaaatatcagtaagttCAAAagtgcagatgacatcacccttatggcagaaagtgaagaggagttaAAGAGCCTCtcaacaaaagtgaaagagaagagtgaaaaagctgacttaaaactcaacattcaaaaaactaagattaaaaaaaaaaaaaactaagatcatggcaaatagatggggaaacaatagaaacagtgcagactttattttggggggctctaaaatcactgcagatggtgactgcagccatgaaattaaaagacacttgctccttggaagaaatacAATGACCAACCtggaccacatattaaaaagcagagacattatgttgccaacaaaggtccgtctagtcaaagctatggtttttccagtagtcatgtatggatgtgagagttggaccataaagaaagctgaacaccgaagaattgatgtttttgaagtgtagtgttggagaagactcttgagagtctcttgcactgcaagaagaccaaaccagtcaatcctaaaggaatcagtcctgaattttcactggaaggactgatgatgaagctaaaggttcaatactttggtcacctgatgtgaagagctgactcattagaaaagaccctgatgctgggaaagactgaaggcaggaggagaaggggactacagaggatgagatggttgggtggcgtcactgacttcatggacatgagtctgagcaagctccaggagttggtgatgaacagggaagcctggtgtgctgcagtccatgggatcacaaagagttgaacaccactgactgaactgaactgaactgtaccccCAGTAGGGAGGCAGGAGACCTGATTTTCAGTCACAATTGCCTGGCCGTTTTGGTTACATGAATCCTTTTCTCCAGTAGCAAAGTAGGAATGAGGAGCGGTGGGAATTGGACTTGATCAAGAGTGATAAGTAGGTTTTTTCTCATACATGAGCCTGGGTAGAACTAGTAATGGCTACTGGAGGGGCTTGCTTGAAGAGGATTTCACAGCTGGGTAGAAGAGTTCTGTGATGAGTTGCCTGAAAAGGACAAGGGATAGAGGGGGATGCTAAGGGTCATTAACCTGGGGTATGCCATGTGTTTGCCTTCCTTAGATGGGATAATCTTCAAGGTCCAAACACTCATAAGTCAGCCTGGGGAAGAGTACAAGGggtttttttaatcaggtttgCTCATTTGTCTTCAGTTTACCCCACTCTGAAGTAGAAATCATTGCTACCTGGCAAGATGATTGGGAGGAGAGAATACATAAGTTCCCGATGTTGGGGCCAAAGTTCCTGAAGACCCATCATTGACTCTTTTCATTCCAGGCCCTGCTACCCCAGATTTCTatgccctggtggcccagcggctGGAACAGCTGGTCCAAGAGCAACTGAGATCCCCACCTAGTCCAGGTGAGGTGCAGAGGGACACTGGAGAAGGATGCAGGTAGAAGGGTCACCAGGATTCTGCCCCCAGCCAAATTCTTTTCTGCCTCCAGAATTACAGTGTCCCGCACCCACAGAGAAGGAAGCCCTGCTGCGAAAGCTGGTGGCCTTGCTGGAAGAGGAGGCAGAAGTCATCAATCAGAAGGTGATGGGTGGTCTATTCCCCCTTTAGCTAGGATAGGAATTGCAGC of the Cervus canadensis isolate Bull #8, Minnesota chromosome 18, ASM1932006v1, whole genome shotgun sequence genome contains:
- the IRF3 gene encoding interferon regulatory factor 3, whose product is MGTQKPRILPWLISQLDRGEWEGVAWLDESRTRFRIPWKHGLRQDTQQEDFGIFQAWAEASGAYTPGKDKPDLPTWKRNFRSALNRKEVLRLAEDHSKDSHDPHKIYEFVSSGVRDIPEPDISQDNNGRHSTSDTQEDIVEKLLSDIDLSLEGGPSNLTVSSEKPPQLLLSPDSDIPALCPNSGLSENPLKQLLANEEDWEFEVTAFYRGCQVFQQTIFCPGGLRLVGSEAGDRMLPGQPIQLPDPAASLTDQSVTGYVQRVLSCLGGGLALWRAGQWLCAQRLGHCHVYWAVGEELLPSCGHKPDGEVPKDREGGVFNLGPFIADLIAFIEGSRRSPLYTLWFCVGQAWPQDQPWIKRLLMVKVVPMCLRVLVDIARQGGASSLENTVDLHISNSHPLSLTSDQYMACLQDLVEDMDFQVAGEA
- the BCL2L12 gene encoding bcl-2-like protein 12 isoform X4, which gives rise to MAGSEELGLREDTLRVLAAFLRRGEAVGSPIPTPPRSPAQEEPTDFLSRLRRCLPCSRGRGAVPPESPRPCSLPLRPCYGSEPGPATPDFYALVAQRLEQLVQEQLRSPPSPELQCPAPTEKEALLRKLVALLEEEAEVINQKEGILAVSPVDLNLPLD
- the BCL2L12 gene encoding bcl-2-like protein 12 isoform X1; protein product: MAGSEELGLREDTLRVLAAFLRRGEAVGSPIPTPPRSPAQEEPTDFLSRLRRCLPCSRGRGAVPPESPRPCSLPLRPCYGSEPGPATPDFYALVAQRLEQLVQEQLRSPPSPELQCPAPTEKEALLRKLVALLEEEAEVINQKLASDPALQRKLARLSASSFSRLVELFSSREVSPRPSQALPCPGPPPPSPEPLARLALAMELSRRVAGLGGTLAGLSVEHVHSFAPWIQAHGGWSLLSLGQCGHSCEWRTPLRLRESATFPFQEGILAVSPVDLNLPLD
- the BCL2L12 gene encoding bcl-2-like protein 12 isoform X3 yields the protein MAGSEELGLREDTLRVLAAFLRRGEAVGSPIPTPPRSPAQEEPTDFLSRLRRCLPCSRGRGAVPPESPRPCSLPLRPCYGSEPGPATPDFYALVAQRLEQLVQEQLRSPPSPELQCPAPTEKEALLRKLVALLEEEAEVINQKLASDPALQRKLARLSASSFSRLVELFSSREVSPRPSQALPCPGPPPPSPEPLARLALAMELSRRVAGLGGTLAGLSVEHVHSFAPWIQAHGGWVVGSYLEEVATGLCRD
- the BCL2L12 gene encoding bcl-2-like protein 12 isoform X2, with translation MAGSEELGLREDTLRVLAAFLRRGEAVGSPIPTPPRSPAQEEPTDFLSRLRRCLPCSRGRGAVPPESPRPCSLPLRPCYGSEPGPATPDFYALVAQRLEQLVQEQLRSPPSPELQCPAPTEKEALLRKLVALLEEEAEVINQKLASDPALQRKLARLSASSFSRLVELFSSREVSPRPSQALPCPGPPPPSPEPLARLALAMELSRRVAGLGGTLAGLSVEHVHSFAPWIQAHGGWEGILAVSPVDLNLPLD